Proteins co-encoded in one Solea senegalensis isolate Sse05_10M linkage group LG8, IFAPA_SoseM_1, whole genome shotgun sequence genomic window:
- the LOC122773221 gene encoding uncharacterized protein LOC122773221 — translation MESTRSLAQVIMEMRDEIKKLEDENRELRGDSGHWSVAVRTGETSLGSAASASASASAAAAAAAAEQQNVEENHSVNLRRNVSAPVLDGQYKETSVMTVRRYSVGSNLSANLTLREGRSDRMRRSDAGWRRLQEEMHHGSDVFANSGRGETGKVNNRHSLQEYVHKNRAKVKTVTFLLPVDDIYTNRPALYKHQGEPAFSQLTSIDETDS, via the exons atggagaGCACACGCAGCCTGGCCCAGGTCATCATGGAGATGCGAGATGAAATCAAGAAGCTGGAGGACGAGAACAGAGAGCTGAGAGGAGACAGCGGTCACTGGTCAGTCGCCGTCAGAACAGGAGAAACCAGCCTGGGATCAGCAGcgtcagcatcagcatcagcatcagcagcagcagcagcagcagcagcagagcagcagaacgTGGAGGAGAACCACAGTGTGAACCTGAGGAGGAACGTGTCTGCACCGGTTCTGGATGGACAATACAAAG AGACCAGCGTCATGACGGTACGCAGATATTCTGTGGGCTCTAATCTGTCAGCTAATCTGACTCTGAGAGAAGGAAGGAGTGACAGGATGAGACGCAGCGACGCTGGGTGGAGGAGATTACAAGAAGAGATGCATCATGGGAGCGACGTGTTTGCAAACTCTGGGAGAGGAGAAACGGGAAAAGTGAACAACAGACACTCGCTGCAGGAATACGTCCACAAgaacag ggCCAAAGTAAAAACGGtgacttttcttcttcctgtggaCGACATTTACACAAATCGTCCTGCTCTCTACAAACACCAGGGGGAGCCAGCGTTTTCTCAGCTGACCTCCATCGATGAGACGGACTCGTGA
- the acad8 gene encoding isobutyryl-CoA dehydrogenase, mitochondrial, giving the protein MAAAGAASLSRISRLFSSFSCRKQRINVKIIPQRRGISSCIDPAHGLTDEQKEFQKVAFDFAAKEMAPHMAEWDHKEIFPVETMRRAAQLGFGGIYVQPDVGGSGLSRLDTSVIFEALSTGCVSTTAYISIHNMCAWVIDTFGNAEQRERFCPDLCSMEKFASYCLTEPGSGSDAASLLTSAHRSGDHYVLNGSKAFISGGGDTDVYVVMCRTGGKGAKGISCVVVERGTAGLSFGKKERKVGWNSQPTRAVIFEDCVVPVNNRLGEEGQGFSIAMKGLNGGRINIASCSLGAAHACVQLARDHMMVRKQFGETLSKNQFLQFKLAEMASQLVASRLMVREAARALQENRSDAVSLCSMAKLFATDQCFNVCNEALQMHGGYGYLKDYAVQQFVRDIRVHQILEGTNEVMRMIISRDLLTDL; this is encoded by the exons ATGGCGGCGGCCGGAGCTGCTTCTCTGAGCAGAATCTCCAGATTATTTTCATCGTTTTCCTGCAGGAAACAGCGGATTAACGTGAAAATAATCCCGCAGAGAAGAGGAATCAGCTCATGTATCGACC CTGCTCATGGACTCACTGATGAACAGAAGGAATTCCAGAAAGTGGCGTTTGACTTTGCAGCCAAAGAGATGGCTCCTCACATGGCCGAGTGGGACCACAAG GAGATCTTCCCGGTGGAGACGATGCGTCGAGCAGCTCAGCTGGGTTTTGGAGGCATCTACGTTCAGCCGGACGTCGGTGGATCAGGTCTCTCTCGCCTGGACACGTCCGTCATCTTTGAGGCTTTGTCTACGGGATGTGTGAGCACCACAGCTTACATCAGCATCCACAA catgtgtgcgtgggtcATCGACACGTTTGGAAACGCCGAGCAGAGAGAACGGTTCTGTCCCGATCTTTGTTCCATGGAGAAGTTTGCTTCTTATTGTCTCACAGAACCAg GCAGCGGCAGCGACGCTGCGTCTCTTCTCACCTCTGCACACAGGAGCGGTGACCACTACGTCCTCAACGGCTCGAAG gCGTTcatcagtggaggaggagacacagacgTTTACGTGGTCATGTGCAGAACAGGAGGAAAAGGAGCTAAAGGGATCTCATGTGTGGTGGTGGAGAGAGGAACTGCAGGACTGAGCTTTGgcaagaaagagaggaag gtgggcTGGAACTCTCAGCCCACCCGGGCGGTCATATTTGAAGACTGTGTTGTTCCTGTGAACAATCGTCTCGGTGAAGAAGGACAAGGTTTCAGCATCGCCATGAAAGGACTCAACGGAGGGAGAATAAACATCG cttccTGTTCTCTGGGCGCGGCTCACGCCTGCGTTCAGTTAGCCAGAGATCACATGATGGTGCGGAAACAGTTTGGAGAAACGCTTTCTAAAAACCAG TTCCTCCAGTTCAAACTGGCAGAAATGGCCTCTCAGTTAGTGGCCTCTCGTCTGATGGTGCGTGAAGCAGCGCGAGCTCTGCAGGAGAACCGCTCTGACGCCGTCTCGCTCTGCTCCATGGCCAAACTGTTCGCCACAGACCAGTGCTTCAAC GTGTGTAACGAGGCCCTGCAGATGCACGGCGGGTACGGTTACCTGAAAGACTACGCCGTGCAGCAGTTCGTACGAGACATCAGAGTTCATCAGATCCTCGAGG